A single region of the Tigriopus californicus strain San Diego chromosome 8, Tcal_SD_v2.1, whole genome shotgun sequence genome encodes:
- the LOC131885356 gene encoding uncharacterized protein LOC131885356: protein MFQSSFGFRNVMGPSYSFVFFLLAMLVCGSLSDSEPDVTENSRQKRLFSLFNIVKFKNKGCTSVGSTNMGGTCLTSTECTSQGGASSGNCAAGFGVCCIFSLSGSCGSGQTVSQNCTYIRNSGFPSADTTASETCTYNFNRICDNLCQIRLDFDSLTSQASATGSCGTEADAITVSSPFSSSSNAFPPTVCGTLTGQHMYLETGTTGNAGTLSFAKGTGAGNRSYQIKVTYFTCDSLAKAPAGCTQYFTGIRGSFQSYNHAGGQLLQSMDYSNCFRQEEGYCQLQIRESLSTTPDAFLVSAPTTKAMTACADLSFITFSTPTLGAFCGGVLNSVNEHIIPGVLTSSPGSNFQVGLNTLAADLTDLIGFNLNYNQVPCA from the exons ATGTTCCAGTCGTCGTTTGGCTTTCGGAACGTCATGG GTCCTTCATATTCGttcgtcttttttttactGGCGATGTTAGTTTGTGGATCATTGTCAGATTCGGAACCCGACGTCACAGAAAACTCCAGACAAAAAC GATTATTCAGCTTATTTAACATCGTCAAATTCAAG AACAAAGGTTGCACATCGGTGGGCTCCACAAATATGGGTGGAACGTGTTTAACCTCGACCGAATGCACCTCCCAAGGAGGAGCTTCTTCGGGAAATTGCGCGGCTG GCTTTGGCGTTTGCTGTATTTTTAGTCTCAGTGGATCATGCGGATCAGGACAGACAGTTTCGCAA AACTGTACCTACATTCGG AATAGTGGATTTCCATCGGCCGACACCACTGCCAGTGAAACTTGCACTTATAACTTCAACCGGATTTGTGACA ATCTCTGTCAAATTAG GCTAGACTTTGATTCCTTGACGTCGCAAGCGTCTGCAACTG GCTCATGTGGAACAGAGGCCGACGCCATCACAGTTTCCAGTCCATTCTCGTCTTCGAGCAACGCATTTCCCCCCACCGTTTGTGGAACTTTGACCGGACAACATA TGTATCTTGAGACGGGAACCACTGGTAACGCTGGGACCTTAAGCTTTGCAAAAGGAACTGGAGCCGGGAACCGAAGTTACCAAATCAAAGTTACTTATTTCACTTGTGACAGTTTGGCCAA AGCTCCAGCAGGATGTACTCAATACTTCACCGGAATTCGGGGCTCCTTCCAATCCTACAATCACGCTGGAGGTCAGCTTCTGCAAAGCATGGACTATAGCAACTGTTTCCGACAGGAAGAAG GGTATTGTCAGCTTCAGATTCGCGAATCTTTGAGCACGACCCCAGATGCATTTTTAGTGTCTGCTCCTACAACAAAAGCGATG ACTGCTTGTGCTGATTTGAGTTTTATTACCTTTTCTACTCCAACCCTTGGCGCATTCTGCGGAGGAGTATTGAACTCCGTCAATGAACACATTATACCTGGCGTGTTGACAT CTTCCCCTGGCTCAAACTTTCAAGTGGGATTAAACACGTTAGCGGCCGACCTGACCGATTTGATCGGCTTCAACTTGAATTACAATCAAGTGCCTTGCGCTTAA